A stretch of the Aegilops tauschii subsp. strangulata cultivar AL8/78 chromosome 4, Aet v6.0, whole genome shotgun sequence genome encodes the following:
- the LOC109748179 gene encoding protein SUGARY ENHANCER 1, translating to MLQRTASASAAMVSGYRQREAVGACTESLGSESGDVGGDIEQLPAVVGAGANEDGHGAGMVEHQDLAAKRRRGDRLLPPVMPRPAEAFMRAERRGGRLILTQVVRPVERPREVFCASRADGRLRLRFAEEDRLYGEERQAPESAETESGALVGGCGNGVGLRQAATGTGRRVEIGAVMGI from the coding sequence ATGTTGCAGCGAACGGCCTCGGCGTCGGCCGCCATGGTGTCCGGCTACCGGCAGAGGGAAGCCGTGGGTGCGTGTACAGAGAGCCTCGGGTCGGAGAGCGGCGACGTCGGCGGGGATATCGAGCAGCTCCCGGCCGTCGTCGGCGCCGGAGCAAACGAGGACGGGCACGGCGCGGGAATGGTGGAGCATCAGGATTTGGCGGCGAAGAGGCGGCGAGGCGACAGGCTTCTCCCTCCGGTGATGCCGAGGCCGGCCGAGGCGTTCATGCGCGCGGAGCGGCGTGGCGGGCGGCTCATCCTCACCCAGGTGGTGCGGCCGGTCGAGCGGCCGCGGGAGGTGTTCTGTGCGTCCCGCGCCGACGGGCGCCTGCGCCTGCGCTTCGCTGAAGAAGACCGCTTGTACGGCGAGGAGCGCCAAGCGCCCGAATCAGCCGAGACGGAGAGCGGGGCCCTGGTCGGTGGCTGCGGCAACGGCGTGGGGTTGCGCCAGGCGGCCACCGGCACCGGGAGGCGCGTCGAGATCGGCGCCGTGATGGGGATATGA